From the genome of Nicotiana sylvestris chromosome 2, ASM39365v2, whole genome shotgun sequence, one region includes:
- the LOC104218751 gene encoding putative pentatricopeptide repeat-containing protein At1g12700, mitochondrial has product MLSHSWIKPLCSRGNLLFVLSLGRRATMFHSCSALHSSFQEKPSISKKRKVAVFRELRHVNNLNDAVCVFHQMVRTQPIPSVIEFAKLFRVMINMKHYSAVVSYFREMRKLGISFDDYILTIVINCFCLLDRAEHGFSVLGIFFKSGVQFNVVTFSTLTRGLFEQNKIKDAMWLFQKLVTEKICELDEVMYGTVMNGLCKKGHTQTALSLLRIMEQGDPKPNTVVYSIVVDALCKDKMVGAAFNLFNEMKRKGITPNVLTYSSLVDGLCKLDQWEKVRLLLDEMMFLHIFPNVHTFSMLVDAFCKKGMVEDAVQVLQLMIQRGQKPDAITYNLIMEGYCLRAEIDVARRVFDSMIDSDIKPDIFSYNILINGYCKQKKLDEAMHLYCEISQKGLKSDIVTYCTILQGLFEVGRVECAESFFSEMQNAGHSPDIYTCGVMLHGYLKNGHVEKAMSLFHRWDKQQEDTNILIYNTGNGGFFKIQKLDKARSIFDKLYSIGLHPDAITYNVTVNGLCIEGLVDEAKELLRKMEDDGSFPENATSNLIMHGLLKSNTANEAIALLKEIVGKGFPAGKATMSLLIELLLLIGEGPFLVNMIPEFHPRNEK; this is encoded by the coding sequence ATGCTCTCTCATTCATGGATAAAACCTCTCTGTAGCAGAGGTAATTTATTGTTTGTTTTATCACTTGGCCGCCGTGCAACTATGTTTCATTCTTGTTCTGCTTTACATTCTTCATTTCAAGAAAAGCCGTCGATTTCTAAAAAGCGTAAAGTTGCTGTTTTTAGGGAGTTGAGACATGTAAATAATTTAAACGATGCTGTTTGCGTTTTTCATCAAATGGTCCGAACACAACCTATTCCTTCGGTTATTGAGTTTGCAAAATTGTTTAGGGTGATGATTAACATGAAACATTACTCTGCCGTTGTTTCATATTTTAGAGAGATGAGGAAACTGGGGATATCCTTTGATGATTATATCTTGACTATTGTGATTAATTGTTTTTGCTTGTTGGATCGTGCTGAACATGGGTTTTCGGTTCTGGGTATTTTCTTCAAGAGTGGTGTTCAGTTTAACGTGGTTACTTTCAGCACTCTTACGAGGGGGCTTTTTGAACAAAATAAGATTAAAGATGCCATGTGGTTGTTTCAAAAGCTGGTCACTGAGAAAATTTGTGAGCTTGATGAAGTTATGTATGGTACCGTCATGAATGGTCTTTGTAAAAAAGGACATACTCAAACAGCTCTTAGTTTGCTGAGGATAATGGAACAAGGGGATCCCAAACCTAACACTGTTGTGTATAGCATTGTCGTAGATGCGCTTTGCAAAGATAAGATGGTAGGTGCTGCTTTCAACCTTTTCAATGAAATGAAACGGAAAGGCATTACTCCCAACGTACTTACATATAGTTCACTGGTTGATGGTTTGTGTAAGTTGGATCAGTGGGAAAAGGTTAGACTTCTTCTGGATGAGATGATGTTTCTTCATATTTTCCCAAACGTGCACACATTCAGCATGTTGGTAGATGCATTCTGCAAGAAAGGGATGGTTGAAGATGCTGTACAAGTGTTACAGCTAATGATACAAAGAGGTCAAAAGCCAGATGCAATTACCTACAATCTGATAATGGAAGGGTATTGTTTGCGCGCTGAAATAGATGTAGCAAGGAGAGTTTTTGACTCTATGATTGATTCTGACATCAAGCCTGACATCTTTAGTTACAACATATTAATCAATGGATATTGCAAGCAAAAGAAATTAGACGAAGCTATGCATTTATATTGTGAAATCTCGCAAAAGGGGTTAAAATCTGATATTGTTACATATTGTACTATCTTGCAAGGTCTATTTGAAGTTGGTAGAGTTGAGTGTGCAGAAAGTTTCTTTTCTGAGATGCAAAACGCAGGCCATAGTCCCGACATTTACACTTGTGGTGTAATGCTTCATGGTTATTTAAAGAATGGACATGTTGAAAAAGCGATGTCCCTCTTTCATAGGTGGGATAAACAACAAGAAGATACTAATATTTTGATCTATAACACAGGCAATGGTGGATTTTTTAAAATTCAGAAGCTTGATAAAGCTCGTTCAATTTTTGATAAGCTTTATTCCATAGGGTTGCACCCTGATGCTATAACATACAATGTAACAGTAAATGGACTTTGTATTGAAGGTTTAGTAGATGAAGCCAAAGAGTTGCTAAGAAAAATGGAGGACGATGGTTCTTTCCCTGAGAATGCCACTTCCAATCTTATTATGCATGGACTTCTCAAGAGTAATACAGCTAATGAAGCGATTGCTCTTTTGAAGGAAATTGTTGGAAAGGGTTTCCCAGCTGGTAAAGCCACAATGTCACTGCTAATAGAACTACTTTTGTTAATAGGGGAAGGTCCTTTTTTGGTTAATATGATACCAGAGTTTCATCCAAGAAATGAGAAATGA